ATGTAACAGTTAGATCAGGAGATGATTTATTTGTCAGGTCAAATGAGCGGGAAAATTATCGAAATAGTTATATCATTAATGAGATTAATGCCGAACCGGGTAACGAATATATTTCATTTGCCAACGGTAAGACCCTTGCTCTAGGACAAACTCAAGGTGGTTTGACTGATGATATCATGAAAATTCAAGTTAAAAACGCCATTCAAGAACACCTGGAGAAGGAGTTAAAGGTTAAGGATAAGGGAATTAAGGTTCTTTCGTTATTTTTTATTGATAGAGTTGCCAATTACCGCTCTTATGATGAGCAAGGTAATCCGGTAAAAGGGAAAATAGCTTTGTGGTTTGAGGAGTATTTTAATGAGTTAATCCAAAAACCACGTTATAAGGATTTGTTAAAATTTCCACTTGAAAAGCTTCACGATGGCTATTTTGCTGCTGATAAAAAGGGCATTTTGAAGGATACTTCAGGTACTACTCTAGCAGATGAAGATGTTTACAATAAAATTATGAAAAACAAGGAACAATTGCTGTCTTTGGATGAGCCGCTACGTTTTATTTTTAGCCATTCTGCTTTACGAGAGGGGTGGGATAATCCCAATGTGTTTCAGATATGCACACTCAATGAAACAAAGTCAGAAATGAAAAAGAGACAGGAGATTGGGCGGGGACTCAGGTTGCCAGTTAATCAGCAAGGAGAGCGGATATTCGATGAGACGATTAATCGTCTTACGGTTATTGCCAATGAAAGTTATGAGGATTTTGCCAGGAAGCTTCAGACCGAGATAGAGGAAGACTTTAATGTCCACTTTGGGGCGGTGAGTAAAAATGCCTTTGCAAAAATTATACAAGTTATTGATGATCAAGAAACGACTTTAGGGGACGAAAAATCGAAAAAGATCTGGGAAGAATTAAAACAGCAGGGGCATATTGATGAAGACGGTAAAATCCAACCTAAATTTAATCCTTCGGATAAGTATTTTGAAGTGATACTTAGCCCGGAATTTCAAGATGTAAAGCACCAGGTGATTGATATCGTTCAAAGCTATCTCTTTTCCGAGCATGTTGTTAATCGGAATAATCGAAAAACTTTAAAAATAAATAAAATGGTATATCTTGATGATGAGTTTAAGAAGCTTTGGGATAAAATCAAACCCAAAACAACCTATTCGGTAGAATATGATACGGATGTTCTCATTGAAAAAGCATCAAAAGCCATAAGAGAAATGGACCGGATAGAAAAGGTAAAAATTGTTTACAAAAAAGCGGAAGTGGACATTCAAGAAAAAGGCATTGTAACTAAAGAATTAAGAATTCAGGAAACTACAGCTTCTTATGGTGAAGATAAAGTGAATTTACCGGATATTCTTGCCTATTTGCAGAAAGAAACCGAACTAACCAGAAATACCATAGTGCGAATATTGATAAGCTCCGGTAGAATCGAAGAATTTCCTCTGAATCCTCAGAAGTTTATGGATTCAGTAGCTCGATTAATAAAGAATGAACTTCATCAATTAGTGGTGGATGGCATTAAATATGAGAAAATAGCCGGGCAGGAATATGAGATGAGGTTATTTGAGGAAACAGAAATTATAAGCTATTTAAACAATCTAATTGAAGTTAAAAAATCAGTATATGACGCCATTGAATACGATTCTGAAATAGAAAAGCGATTTGCCGAAAGTCTGGATATGCGCGATGACATAAAATTATTCGTAAAGCTTCCTTCATGGTTTAAAATCGACACGCCTATAGGAACATATAATCCTGATTGGGCTATAGTGAAGCACGAAGATGATACG
The DNA window shown above is from Candidatus Atribacteria bacterium and carries:
- a CDS encoding DEAD/DEAH box helicase, whose translation is MRLKFDPNLQFQIDAVNAMAEVFYGQPLSEGDLEIGFKRLDWIFQTELGIGNNLILDEAALLKNIHLVQEHNDLEKVSSFQGRHFSIEMETGTGKTYVYLRTIFELYKKYGFKKFVIVVPSVAIREGVLKNLEITKEHFLHLYNNVSYDYFVYDSKKINQVRQFAASNHIQIMVINIDAFRKTLEDKDEEKKSNIIHRESDKLSGRKPIEFIQATHPIVIIDEPQSVDNTPKAKEAMETLNPLCTMRYSATHRNPYNLLYKLDPIKAYDMRLVKRIEVASVLSEEYFNQPFIQFKAVDNQNGIRAKLSIHVDSSSGPKLKNVTVRSGDDLFVRSNERENYRNSYIINEINAEPGNEYISFANGKTLALGQTQGGLTDDIMKIQVKNAIQEHLEKELKVKDKGIKVLSLFFIDRVANYRSYDEQGNPVKGKIALWFEEYFNELIQKPRYKDLLKFPLEKLHDGYFAADKKGILKDTSGTTLADEDVYNKIMKNKEQLLSLDEPLRFIFSHSALREGWDNPNVFQICTLNETKSEMKKRQEIGRGLRLPVNQQGERIFDETINRLTVIANESYEDFARKLQTEIEEDFNVHFGAVSKNAFAKIIQVIDDQETTLGDEKSKKIWEELKQQGHIDEDGKIQPKFNPSDKYFEVILSPEFQDVKHQVIDIVQSYLFSEHVVNRNNRKTLKINKMVYLDDEFKKLWDKIKPKTTYSVEYDTDVLIEKASKAIREMDRIEKVKIVYKKAEVDIQEKGIVTKELRIQETTASYGEDKVNLPDILAYLQKETELTRNTIVRILISSGRIEEFPLNPQKFMDSVARLIKNELHQLVVDGIKYEKIAGQEYEMRLFEETEIISYLNNLIEVKKSVYDAIEYDSEIEKRFAESLDMRDDIKLFVKLPSWFKIDTPIGTYNPDWAIVKHEDDTLYLIRETKGIKDFEKLRNIEADKIRCAKMHFRELKVDFKMVVEANEV